Proteins encoded within one genomic window of Triticum aestivum cultivar Chinese Spring chromosome 2D, IWGSC CS RefSeq v2.1, whole genome shotgun sequence:
- the LOC123049248 gene encoding probable receptor-like protein kinase At1g49730 isoform X2 — translation MGMGCLHQRLGRTRALPFVRRFKPSEIEAATSGFSTALETGGPRGTAYRARFADGLVATVRRAGGGDPEQEGQEGAFYRELQLLGRLNHRHVVRLRGFSEGHNRFLVFDQMENRSLKECLHDPLRTPLNWRTRLQVAIDVAAALEYLYYFCDPPVFHVTVNSSNVMMDADFVAKCRRSRRFRRIPRRRANSAEADGAGVPVRRVAPGARDRTVARGRRRRPRAVGAGARVRRIHAEDGGRGSRRHLRRRRAPGPRDSREALH, via the exons ATGGGCATGGGCTGCCTCCACCAGCGGCTCGGCCGCACGC GTGCACTGCCGTTCGTGAGGAGGTTCAAGCCGAGCGAGATCGAGGCGGCCACCAGCGGCTTCAGCACGGCCCTCGAGACCGGCGGGCCTCGCGGCACGGCGTACCGCGCCCGCTTCGCTGATGGCCTCGTCGCCACGGTGCGCCGTGCGGGCGGCGGCGACCCGGAGCAGGAAGGGCAGGAGGGCGCCTTCTACCGGGAGCTGCAGCTGCTCGGCCGCCTCAACCACCGACACGTCGTCAGGCTCCGCGGCTTCTCAGAAGGACACAACAG GTTTCTGGTGTTTGATCAGATGGAGAACAGGAGCCTGAAAGAATGCCTCCACG ATCCTCTTAGGACGCCACTCAACTGGAGGACCCGGTTGCAGGTTGCCATAGATGTCGCAGCAGCCCTG GAGTATCTCTACTACTTCTGCGACCCTCCGGTGTTCCACGTGACGGTGAACTCGAGCAACGTGATGATGGATGCTGATTTCGTCGCCAAG TGTCGTCGGTCACGACGCTTCCGAAGGATCCCACGCCGAAG AGCGAATTCAGCAGAGGCGGACGGAGCTGGTGTTCCAGTACGGCGTGTTGCTCCTGGAGCTCGTGACCGGACAGTCgcccgggggcggcgacggcgacctcgTGCGGTGGGTGCAGGAGCCAGGGTTCGCCGGATCCATGCAGAGGATGGTGGACGCGGATCTCGGCGGCACctacgacgccggcgagctccgggACCTCGTGATAGTCGCGAGGCTCTGCACTAG
- the LOC123049248 gene encoding probable receptor-like protein kinase At1g49730 isoform X1 has protein sequence MGMGCLHQRLGRTRALPFVRRFKPSEIEAATSGFSTALETGGPRGTAYRARFADGLVATVRRAGGGDPEQEGQEGAFYRELQLLGRLNHRHVVRLRGFSEGHNRFLVFDQMENRSLKECLHDPLRTPLNWRTRLQVAIDVAAALEYLYYFCDPPVFHVTVNSSNVMMDADFVAKLSDVSVVGHDASEGSHAEERIQQRRTELVFQYGVLLLELVTGQSPGGGDGDLVRWVQEPGFAGSMQRMVDADLGGTYDAGELRDLVIVARLCTRQGSGTAVVSIPQVLRYLQGKVGDKNR, from the exons ATGGGCATGGGCTGCCTCCACCAGCGGCTCGGCCGCACGC GTGCACTGCCGTTCGTGAGGAGGTTCAAGCCGAGCGAGATCGAGGCGGCCACCAGCGGCTTCAGCACGGCCCTCGAGACCGGCGGGCCTCGCGGCACGGCGTACCGCGCCCGCTTCGCTGATGGCCTCGTCGCCACGGTGCGCCGTGCGGGCGGCGGCGACCCGGAGCAGGAAGGGCAGGAGGGCGCCTTCTACCGGGAGCTGCAGCTGCTCGGCCGCCTCAACCACCGACACGTCGTCAGGCTCCGCGGCTTCTCAGAAGGACACAACAG GTTTCTGGTGTTTGATCAGATGGAGAACAGGAGCCTGAAAGAATGCCTCCACG ATCCTCTTAGGACGCCACTCAACTGGAGGACCCGGTTGCAGGTTGCCATAGATGTCGCAGCAGCCCTG GAGTATCTCTACTACTTCTGCGACCCTCCGGTGTTCCACGTGACGGTGAACTCGAGCAACGTGATGATGGATGCTGATTTCGTCGCCAAG CTATCGGATGTCAGTGTCGTCGGTCACGACGCTTCCGAAGGATCCCACGCCGAAG AGCGAATTCAGCAGAGGCGGACGGAGCTGGTGTTCCAGTACGGCGTGTTGCTCCTGGAGCTCGTGACCGGACAGTCgcccgggggcggcgacggcgacctcgTGCGGTGGGTGCAGGAGCCAGGGTTCGCCGGATCCATGCAGAGGATGGTGGACGCGGATCTCGGCGGCACctacgacgccggcgagctccgggACCTCGTGATAGTCGCGAGGCTCTGCACTAGGCAAGGCAGCGGCACCGCCGTTGTCTCGATCCCACAGGTACTCCGCTACTTGCAGGGGAAGGTGGGTGACAAAAACAGATGA
- the LOC123052837 gene encoding MD-2-related lipid-recognition protein ROSY1, whose amino-acid sequence MATKQSLLAAAAVCLLLLPAAYAFTDVEYCNKGKNYPVKVSGVEIVPDPVERGVPATFKISATTDKNITEGKLVIDVKYWIFNVYSETDDICTKTQCPATSNFELSHSQTLPSITPPGSYTIQMKMLGKHDEELSCISFGFSIGFLAPVALS is encoded by the exons ATGGCGACCAAGCAGAGCCTCCTCGCCGCCGCAGCCGTctgtctcctcctcctcccggcGGCCTACGCCTTCACCGATGTCGAGTACTGCA ATAAGGGCAAAAACTACCCGGTGAAGGTGAGCGGCGTGGAGATCGTGCCTGATCCTGTCGAGCGCGGCGTGCCGGCCACCTTCAAGATCTCCGCTACAACTG ATAAAAACATCACCGAGGGGAAGCTGGTTATTGATGTTAAATATTGGATCTTCAATGTTTACTCTGAAACAGATGACATCTGTACGAAGACCCAATGCCCGGCAACTTCTAATTTCGAGCTATCTCACTCGCAAACCTTACCATCAATCACTCCACCA GGTTCTTACACCATTCAGATGAAGATGCTCGGAAAGCACGATGAGGAATTGAGCTGCATCTCCTTCGGGTTCAGCATTGGCTTCCTTGCGCCGGTTGCCTTGAGTTGA